The Hevea brasiliensis isolate MT/VB/25A 57/8 unplaced genomic scaffold, ASM3005281v1 Scaf260, whole genome shotgun sequence genomic sequence AGAAGGGGATAGTTCATTCAAGATGTTCCCATAATTTGAAGGGGATGAATAGTTCATGTTCCGGTTGTTGAAAAGAGATTGCTGTGGCTGAGGATCAGGGTCAAATAAACTTTGTATCAATGCTGAAGGGTAGCCATAAGATGCTGACCCCATTGAAAATCCTGTGGATAAGCCCTGGCAAGTTGCTGCTGTAGAATTCCCGGGGCTGCTTAAAGGATTTAGCCTTTGTTGCTCTAAAGAGAAATCTTGATTTATTGCTTTAAAGGCGTTAATGGCTGAATCTTCCCCCGTACTAGTAAAGCTCTTTGGACTCCAATCTTTTCGGATTTGAGAACAAGTGTTTATCCCCGAAGAATTCATTTCTTCTTGCAGTATGGAATTGTAATTCTCAGCTCTTCCATTTCCTCGACtgcaaaaaagaaaacaaaaacgaATCTGATTGATATAAAATTTTTGCCACtcgataattaaaattaaaaaaaaaagaaactaaatTAATGATCATATTGACTTCCTTTTCTAAACATAAATTATAAACCAAGTCATTTGATATTCTTCTTCTAACTTGTAGTTGAAGCTTTGGACTTTTAAGGTCTTTAAATACTTGAATTCAACCATAATTAgaacaataaaatattttttaaaaaaagaagggAAAAACACACCAAACATTATATCTATATCACGAAGCTTAATCTCGAATCTTGATCCATAAAAGACTTACAGTAAAGTTTGGCTCCAATCTGATGAggatgatgatgaagatgataACCCAAAACCCATCATTTGCAAGGTGGAATCCATCAAAATACTACTACCAGCGCTATCAGAATCAGTCTGCTGAGGCTTTTGCGAATCTTGCAAAATAACTGAGCCCTCAGAGAGTGAATTACTATTATTACTAATATTATTGGAATCGAGCTTGCATGATCTTGGCTCCATCCATGATCCATATGTTCCCATGTCATTTGCGTTAATCCCCGTAGAGCAAGGTGATGAGCCACCCATGAACACACTAGTCGACAAGCTGCACCAGTTCCCGCCGCAAATCCCGGTCTGAAACTCCTCTGCCATGGCCAAGAACTTTGTATTCTGTCTTTCTCTTTTATCTTCCTCCTCCTTGTTGTGACCTTGAGCGCTCTATatatctctctcttctccctctgtctctctctctatatatattaatataatataccGGTGTATGAGCTAGTGTAATTTATATACATGAAACGGTTGAAGGGTACGGACAAAGGAATTCACCAGACACTAAGTTGACAAATCAAAGGGGATTGGACAAATGAGAAGAGACATTTTGAATcgaatttttcttcattttctttacttcaaatcttttgtaaattaattttttttttttaatttttagaatatatataaaaatatttttttttcttggaaAATTCTTGTTCCTTATAAGTAAAGGGATGTGGAGAGATGATGATATATGGGTTTTAATCAAGATGCCATGTCAAAGATTTGgacttaattataatatatttaatttaaatctagtggctcttattttttattgattattTTAAGGTCCTTTTATttaattgtaatttaattttaaattttaaaaataattttaatatcaataGTAAAAATGGGACCATCCTAAAATATGAAAGTTGAGTTTTTATACTCTAATTCCTTGGAGCGTGAGACTCAATTGCTGAGACAACCCCTTTCTTTGGTTTACGCGGTTTGCGTTGCAAAATTGGTTGATTTTGGCTATATAGTTTtacttaataaaattaaattattttaaccatttatattgttatatagttttacttaataaaattttatcatgattaaaaataaattataattaaatgtgAATAATTcataatgaaaacttataatgatGAATGAATTTTATAGCAAACGGAAGttaataaattcaaataattGCTTCTTAGTGCTCTAAGAATATTCATTCATTAGATAaactcttaatttatttttataatttagtgTTGTAAGGTAGCTGCCATAAAGGAGATAATATATTCTGCTCTAATAAATTGAACTTGAATTTTATTTCTCATACAATTATAATATAACATGTATTGCacgtcaattttatttttaattaatagctTAATAATCAAAAATTTATCATAAACGACAAGAGATTAGATGTTTAAATTTAACCCtttcttttataaaaaaaaattatgtaaaaaacattttttttcattattattttattgcaataataTGATAGATTTGATTAAAATGTGCACATTGGGATAAATTTTATGTGGAATATAGAAACTTATGATTAGAATCCCAAAGGACACGAATggcaattattattattagtagtaGTAGAAGTAATATGGATTGCATTATTACGCAATTGGCTACGTAAATGATACAATATAGATACATGAAGTCTCTATTTAGAAGTAGTAATAAGTATATTAtagaataatttttataatatgtcAAAAATTATGATATGTCGAGACATTTCGTAACAATATATTTATGATTAATTATGCAATTAATGGCATAATTATATTGTATTATATATTAGAAATTCTTAATCACTTTCTTATAGCAATCAAAGTCAATCATGCTTGTTTCTCTTTTTTAATTATGAGACATGGCCACACGTATTTTATACATACAATGGGCAGCTCCTatgaatatataaaaaaaatttaaataaaaagctacatgtaatttatttaattaattgtaaTTTAGGAATGATTAAGCATGTCACATCTTTTACACGTTACAATTGATGAAGAGTTGCGTGAGAGAAGATATAATATCTGCTTCATTATCTGGATTAATTGAATACCATGATGGCTTATGCTGTTAATTTCTCAATTTGGCCATATATTAAACTTATCACATAAAGCACGATAAGCATACAACTGCCTGCCAAGCAATCCTCAGGGATTTTGTATAGCTAACCCTAAAAATAATTGTGATCTAATTCAGTGGCACAGTTGATCAAACACAAGTAAACTCACCTAATGGATTCTATAGTCAATGAAACCAAATTCATCCATTAGATCATCCAAAGCAACTGTAGTGAGGAAAAAAATTAGGTTCAACAACTGATATTGCAGGGGAAAGCTTGCTGACGGGAGTTGACTTGGAAGAATGAAACAGGTAAGTTAGGCGAGATCCATGAGGATTCTTGAAAATGGAAAATTAAGAAAGCAAGAAAGAGACTCTTGTATATGATTAATTTATTTCAGCACTTAAAAGTCTCAGTTGACGATGATTTAATCATATTTATATACTTGTTCAAGCGTATAGTCATAGTATTAGTCTGCGATTAGATTCAACTCATAGAATTTGTGTCACAGACACCCACGAGTCAATTACAAATGCTTATCAATAGatttaaatgttattttttacttttattttttttataagagaATGATGACTCAATCTTAGCATTTATTAAATTAAGTTTTCTTTCTAAAAAGTGTTtgacttaatttataaaaatcaaCTTATAAACACATATCTAATTTcaacttataaatatttaaaattttagacaTTTATGTAATTGATTAAAGTACTTATAAGTGATTGATAAATAATTAAtgcatttaataaaaaaaaattttaagcatatttattattaaaatgagatTTGtgatgaatttttaaaaattaaatgaaaataatatagtaaaatatttgataaaattaacttataagcgCAAAACTTACAAGTAAAAAAGTAAAAAGTTAAGTCTCTtaacttaaattttttaattataaactcaacttataaatataaaaataattataaataaataaattaatctatatttataatttataaatgtcCTCTTAATTTAGAGAAATAAAGGTTATCgtatatgaaattaattatttgactatattaaaaaaattaaaatttaataattgaatATTAGTCCAAAATCCTAAAATgagtaaattataaattaacaaTAAATATCAGTAAGGAAAAATTAAAGGCTAGTTTCTAAGCCCTCTATTGGCTGAGAAAGAGATAAGTGTGAAACGCTCAGTTCTAGTAGTCGTTGAATTGGAGTCAACGTGGGACCCAAGGGGGCACGCGCGCGTGCGAGGGCACCTGGGGCCTCTTGAGCACCGCCAGGAGTCAAAGGGGAGGCGATTGTGACAATTTCTTCTTccttattattaaaatttcatttgaccTTAATTTGCCTTCCCATCTATCAACTTCCTGTCTGTCCTCTTTGCCTATCTCAAATTCCATTCCCATTgcgatatattattattattattattattattattattattaaatagtaAGACAAGaaattataaagttaaatttaataattctttgaatttatttaattgaatGATTGGAATATCTCAATTaagtctttatctcaaaaatttgagatcagctatatggattatttttctccattctaaacgattttgagttaagtTCTTAGAAATATGTAATACTTATAGATCATGTTATACCACTATTCTccgagtcagtttaggtctactcctttttttctttctatcatctaatctaatgtgttctacttgtctaattgaaATCTCTgtatatctacgcttcacatgatttgaatataattttaaaaaattataactaatatttttattaatatatatattttttaattttaaaatttgaaatatgttgattaataaattattttttatattatatcaataaaaaaaaatcaaagtagaAAAAAATATATCTACCATATGGCAATTTTTAAAGTGTCAATAAAATTCttagattttaaaaatatttttaacgaTAAATGTTTaaattctaaaaataatttttaatgaaaatttatttaaatatatatattaatataatttttaaaaataaaatatatttaaatttattatcgtAAAACTTAGGGATTTTAATATAATTCACCAATTTTTTAATCAAactgaaattttaattaaaaaacaaTTGATTTTCAAGGATATATAATATGATTACTAGAGTTTTATAATGCCAAAACTATaaagttaagaattttaaaatttttaattaatagatgtaataaaaggaattttaatcaattttttttatatgctATAAAATTTAATAGCTAAAATTTAAAAACATTTGgataaaaaattgatttttaatatgagaagataataatttatataaaaaatgtaAAAATGAAGATAAAAAATATTGCTTTGTCACATGATGATTTTTGGGCAAACTTATTAAGGCTTACTCTTGTCAAGTTATTTTTAAGGAGTATATAAAaacattttataattatttattttaaatgtagAAAATCGATATGAAGTGCACCTTTAAAATTACtttgaaaaatatttaatttttaaatgcaaaaattaacttataaatattgTTGATCAtagtatttaaaaataaataaatgctaATTTTCATCAAGTTACAAGTAAAGCTTATATTACATAGATGGAATTCCACTTATATTAGATTAAatattacattttaattattaataatctttattttcaatatttaattttattgtgtCCTTTTTATGGTTCATCATTTAAAAGCTTAccctttaaattatttttatgcacattataaatattttataaaaaatttttccaaaatttaaaacACATTATATGTGGCACATTGTCTATATTACTATTTCGTGTATAAAGGATTATGTTATTTATCCATTTTAATCAAAtcctttaattttatcaatttaattataatttttcatattattttttattttaataataaatttaattaaaaataattaaactcatcaatttataaattattcaaatattttcatttatatattgTCATTTTTAGTTaacctatttaattttatttttttaaatattttcattaattttaacaaattttccattaataaaaaatataataattaaataatatttaataaaattattaatcgatatattaaataattaaaatactgaaatttattaattttagtcattaatatttatttttcgaCTCAAATCTTAGGcggaattaattatataaaaaaaatatttttataattatttttattagctATGGACAGCGCGTGACAGAAAGAAGGCGGCATGCAGAGGGGAGGGAAAGGGGGTGTGTGAAAAGACAGAATTGACCCTTAACTATGTGAATTATGAGGGGAAAGACATTGTAGTCGCTTTCTAATTTGTGTTGTTTGAAAAACGATATTAGGTCGCTCCCCATCCACTCCTTGGATTTTCTTCTTGTCGTCTTTCTCCTAAGGAATGTTCTTTACTCATCTCAAGCCTTATGAGTCCTCCTCTATCCACACTTGTTcttattatattcattaattttaACACCACACCATagaattaattcatattaattatgaTCGATAGTCAATTTCAATATATCGAATTTAgggattataatttttatatttaatttgtttatttttcACTAATTATAATTGATAATACTACCATGAATTAGTATTGCTTTTTTCCCAATACTAATTATTGCAAATACAAATTGCGATTAGCCCACAAGATAATGATGGGTTTTGCACATTGAATTGCAATTAGAAAGTGGTTAATGCCCTAGTCAAGTGTAATTAACAACACTCTAAAACATCAATTAATGCCCATGTTCATATATAGTTCAATATGAGGAGAGACGAGTgattaatcataattaatttaaagattaaCACAATTAAAATTAACCATGAAGATTAATTAAGGGGGTATGTATATATGTATTGTAATCGTATGAATATTTATATGCAAGTGATGTCAAAATTAGGTAATGGTGAGGTGTGAATGATGACAAAACAAAGAAACGTACACACACACCGTTTGGACGCAGAACCGTGGTCCATGTAAAAGGTGCAATGAGATCAAGGGGCAGTAAAGAGAGCGTAGGACACTTGCCCCAGCCCAAGGGCAAAATtacatttattattatatttttacttttttctaaaactacaaaattaaaaattattttttaataatattttataagtcataaaattaagaaaaaggaaAGAGTTTTGTGGGCAAAGGTTGACCATGTGTTTTGTAGAGGGAAGTCAAACCCAAAACGCGCCATCTGAGTTGAGCCGCCCATTATTTCCCtttttgttattaaaaaaatgtaGAAAACTCATCATTTTCTGCCTTTGCTTTTACAtgctttaccttttttttttttttctataggtTTGTTTAGTATTATTGACaaaattattgttaaaaaaattgtttttttcTTCAATaccttaattaaaaatatttaaaaataatttaaaattaatttaataaaatttgattataaaaaaattaaaataataaaataattatttaaattattattttaataattttaaaataatatttttattcaaataaataatttcgaCTTTCTAAATATAATGTCAGACAGACACATAGTTCAATCAAATCAACAAAAATATTGGAGTTATTTAGCCAATTTGAattcttattaaaatatattaataaacacatatttagcttatgaaataGTGGAAATGGAATAAGGATAAAAAGAAATTTCTAGTAAAATTATATAAGACGACTTGTATTCGGTTTGAGTAGACTTtgcataattataaaaatatactcTAATTAAAATAAGGAATCCTCCCTCATATTTAACAAAAGATTAACAAGCAATGGATTTTTCAATCTGTTACTAAATAGTAAAAGACTTTTTCAATTATCAATggaattaattttagaaaatttatttacattaaaaaaaaaaaagaaaaaagaaaatgtaagTAGTTCAATTAAGTGGTGATAAACCTTATATTGTAGGTGGAGGGAAATGCATTATATTGTATTGACCAAATGCAACCTTTTTCATTATTTAAGTAGCTATTAGCTAAAGAAGGGTTAAAGAGCTAGCGAAGTTGAACCTTCTATTTGATGTTGAGGTTTTAGGTTTCTGTCTGTGACTTCTAAGAGTTTTTGTCAACCCAATATTAATTTCCTAATGACTAGTAGATCAGTGTGGAAGTTGTACACACTTGAAAAcagattaataataataataataaaacaattaataAATTAACACGTGAGTTAACTTTCACTTTCtccttaattttatattattatgaatTAGTGTACATCTTGATAATCAATTTCATGGGatttattataactaaatcaaattccatcaaaattgatgaaatttataaataaattttaaattgaaaattatatatatttcaagacaaaattttctttttattatatattattttattttatgttatttattgtaaacacaaaatttaattcatttaaaatgaattatacatttaatataaaatatactaaataaaaaaatttattataagtgAATTctatcataaaattaatttacaaaTGAAATGATTTTTACCATAAAATTGAACCAAATAAGGTCTAAAGGAGAATCACAATTCATTTTAGTCGTAGACAGTGCTAATTTAAGATAATTTTGTGATTTTATCTTtactaggatttttttttttttggtcttttaCATAGAGAAGAGATCTCCCTTATCTTTTTTATTCCGATAGTTTTATAGTTAGGGGTGTACAAAGAAACCGTCAAACTGATCAACGCAAtcaatcaaaataaatttaaattgaaattagtagttttatatattaaaatattaattatgatttgaaaataattataaatcaaattttttattttgatttagaGTTAATAAGATAAAAGTTCAACAAAAAAtgattaactatatatatataaaagaaatacgtgaataacttattttattttttatttttattgaataaaacattttaaattaatatttattattcaaTTAATATATGATAATATGTATATGAAAAAAGGTTTAATAAGAGTTAAATTATAAAAACTTGAAAAGTTTTAAAAGTAAATATCTGGTAAACTTAATTTACTTAATGTGAAAAtcgaatatatataattttataatttaatttattaattttgattttaatactgtcaaaacaaattttatcaatttgattTGATAAAATATAGTGAATTCGCCCAAATCGACCTATGCATAGCCCTAGTCGTAGGTTACCCAAAATTTCTGCTTGGCTTCCTTCTAAACCTTCTCCTTTTTCACACATTATAGAAGAAAAACGAC encodes the following:
- the LOC131176857 gene encoding transcription factor bHLH112-like, which translates into the protein MAEEFQTGICGGNWCSLSTSVFMGGSSPCSTGINANDMGTYGSWMEPRSCKLDSNNISNNSNSLSEGSVILQDSQKPQQTDSDSAGSSILMDSTLQMMGFGLSSSSSSSSDWSQTLLRGNGRAENYNSILQEEMNSSGINTCSQIRKDWSPKSFTSTGEDSAINAFKAINQDFSLEQQRLNPLSSPGNSTAATCQGLSTGFSMGSASYGYPSALIQSLFDPDPQPQQSLFNNRNMNYSSPSNYGNILNELSPSWPKLAPFLKPSLPKQQQLPAGGLHFSNNTPFWNASATALNDIGASFIPSSQPQFLVPTFDEKPSCPNFNPKTNNEEVRDSGSVVKKGSEPAFKRPRIETPSPLPTFKVRKEKLGDRITALQQLVSPFGKTDTASVLHEAIEYIKFLHDQVSVLSTPYMKNGSPIQHHQGAENLNDPEGSKDLKSRGLCLVPISSTFPVANETTADFWTPTFGGTFR